A part of Legionella sainthelensi genomic DNA contains:
- a CDS encoding thiamine pyrophosphate-binding protein, with translation MANVAQVLVDTLNNAGIKRIYGIVGDSLNGVTNALQKYKKI, from the coding sequence ATGGCGAATGTAGCTCAAGTATTAGTGGATACTTTAAATAATGCTGGAATAAAACGGATTTATGGTATCGTCGGCGACTCGTTAAATGGGGTTACTAATGCCTTACAAAAGTATAAAAAAATATAG
- a CDS encoding GNAT family N-acetyltransferase, translating into MGIIETDRLVLRTWSNEDVVEYYRINQDPKVIEFLKGSLTMNEVTDFISSMNNQFDELGYTLWAAEEKTKGQFIGFIGLNLIKWEAPFGQAVEVGWRLGSKYWKKGYATEGARACLKYGFNQCDLKEIVSFTVPANIRSFRVMEKIGMIRDLDGDFAHPNLPLDHRLSKHILYRIQKKQ; encoded by the coding sequence ATGGGAATAATTGAAACGGATAGGTTGGTATTGCGCACTTGGAGCAATGAGGATGTTGTTGAATACTATCGCATCAACCAAGATCCTAAAGTGATTGAGTTTTTAAAAGGCTCACTGACTATGAACGAAGTGACAGATTTTATTTCTAGTATGAATAATCAATTTGATGAACTTGGCTACACGTTATGGGCGGCTGAAGAAAAAACAAAGGGCCAGTTCATCGGTTTTATTGGATTAAATCTTATCAAATGGGAAGCTCCATTTGGCCAGGCAGTAGAGGTTGGGTGGAGGCTTGGTTCGAAGTATTGGAAAAAGGGATATGCTACAGAAGGCGCAAGAGCTTGTTTGAAGTATGGATTTAATCAGTGTGATCTTAAAGAGATTGTTTCATTTACCGTACCCGCTAATATACGTTCTTTTCGTGTGATGGAGAAGATTGGAATGATACGTGATTTGGATGGAGATTTCGCTCATCCTAATTTACCTTTGGATCACAGGCTTTCAAAACATATTTTATATAGAATTCAAAAAAAACAATAA